A window of Roseateles sp. XES5 genomic DNA:
AACCTCAACGACGACGACTGGGTCTGGGGCGGCACGGTGGACGACATCTACCAGACCATCGCCCACGGCATCCGCCATCCGGGCGACGAGGAGACCCGCACGTCGGAAATGCCGGCCTATGGCGATATCCTCCAGCCGGAGGAGATCAAGCAGGTCGCGGCCTATGTCGTCAGCCTGACGGGCACGCCGTCGGATGTCGCCCTGGTCGAGCCCGGCAAGCAGATCTTCGCCAACAACTGCGCGGCCTGCCATGGCTCGGACGCCAAGGGCAATCGCGAGATGGGCGCTCCGAACCTTGCCGACGCCATCTGGCTGAAGGGCGAGGGCGAGGCTGCCATCGCCGCGCAGGTCCGCTCGCCCAAGCACGGCGTCATGCCGGCCTGGCTGCCGCGTCTCGGCGATCCCGCCGTCAAGCAGCTTGCCGTCTTCGTGCATTCGCTGGGCGGCGGTGAGTAAGCGTACCTGCCGGATGAAAAAGCAGAAGGCCGCGGGTTCCCGCGGCCTTTTCGTTTGGAGGAGAAGGTCTCCGTTTCAGGCGACGACCGTGTTGCGTCCCGCGGATTTCGCGCGATAGAGGTTGCGGTCGGAGGCCGCGAGCGCTTCGGCCGGATCGAAGCGCGGCGCGCAATGGAAGGCGCCGATGCTGACGCCAAGGGCGATACGGGTCCCGGCGGGCGTATCGAGGTCGATGGCTTCCACCGCCTCGCGGATCGTCTGGGAATGGGCGAGCATGCGCTCGGGCGAGGCTTCGTGCAGGAAGACGGCGAATTCCTCGCCGCCGAGCCGGCCGGCGAGATCGTTTTCCCGTGAAAGGCCAGCAAGGACGGTGCCGATCACGCTCAGCGCCGCATCGCCCGTCGCATGGCCGAAGCGGTCGTTGACCGACTTGAAGTGATCGACATCGAGGAAGAGCAGGCCGCCATGCACACCGGCGCGGCTGCGTGCGTCGAGTTCGGCGAGGAAGGCCGCGCGATTGAGCAGGCCGGTCAGCGCGTCGCGCCGGGCCTGATGCTGCAGCCGGGCATAGGCTTCGGCAAGGTCGTCCCGGGTCCGGGCGAGCGCGCTATTGGCAAGGCGCAACCGCTCGGCCTGCCAGAAATGCAGCAGCGAGGCGGGAATGGAAACGGCGATGGGGCAGGCGATCGTCATGACGAGCCCGGCGCCCGCCACCTTGCCGCCGAGCATGGGCACGAAAGCGAAACTGATCAGCAGCGAGGCTGCGACCGAAAGCGCCGCCACCGCCAATGTCTTGCCGAAAATCCTGACCATCGAACGAGCCCGCGCCTGTTGAACCGCGGGCCCTGACTAGAAGCGTCTGATTGAAAAAGCCTGAATTCTCTCGGTAAAACCCGCGCCAACCCTCAAATTGACGTTACGGCAGGCATTTACCGGTCCGACCAGACCGCAAGCTCGTATCCATCGGGGTCGGCGAACTGGAAACGACGGCCGCCGGGGAAGGCGAAGATCGGCTTGACGACCGTGCCGCCCGCCTTTTCCACGCGGGCCAGCGCGTCTTCGAGATCGTCGGCGAAAAGGATGACGAGCGGTCCGCCCTTCGCGCTCACCGGCGCCAGCGTCGTGAAGCCGCCGGTAAGGCGGCCGTCCTGGAACTCGCAATACTCCGGGCCGTAATCGGTGAAGGTCCAGCCGAAGGCGTCGCCGTAGAAGGCCTTGGCGCTCGCGATATCCGCCACGTTGAACTCGATATAGTCGATCTTGCGATCCGCGCCTCTGTTGCTCATGCCGTCGTCTCCTTGCCTTGCATCGGTGTCTTCCATCAGTCTTGCCAGCGTTTCGAGATCGCGCGCCACGTGGGCGGCGTCCGATTCGAAGGCCGCATCGTCCATATCCGGTTGCCGCAGCAGCGTGAACATTACTTCGGTGCCGTCGCCGTTGGGCACGACGCGCAGCGCGTTCTCCACCACGAGGCCGTCCGGGAATGTCACCGTGTGGTCCATGACGCCGAAATCGTTCGGCGGGGCAAAGCGCACCCGCACGTTTCCGACCGGGCCGCCATCGGCAATCCAGTCGTCGCCGTCAGGGACAAGGCCTGCCGCAAGGCCCGAGGCCCAGAGCGGCATGTTTTCCGGCCGGGCGGCGAAGGCATAGACCGCGCGCCAGTTGCGCTCGATGGTCCTGTGAACGATGCGGGCGGTGAGGGTGGTCATGGGCGTCTCCTTTGACGCGACCATACGCGATCGCGCGCCGGTGTCTTGGACGAAACGGACAGTCAGCCGCGCATCTGGCACAGGATTTCACCGGGCGTCAGGCTCGTCAGCGCCAGCACGTCGCGGTTCATGTGCGCCTGGTCGGCAAAGCCGCTTTCGGCGGCAAGGCCGGCAAGCGTGTTCTCGCGATGCGCCATGCGGCCAAGCAGTGTCTGGAAGCGGAGGATGCGGGAAAGCGTCTTCGGGCCATAGCCGAATTCGGCGGTGCTCAGGCGCCGCAGGGTGCGTTCCGTCACGCCCATTTCGACGGCGATGGCGTCGGCCGGCAGGCGTGTGCTCAGCGCGTGCAGGGCGGCCACATTCGGCCGCACCGCCGGCAGGTCCCGCATTGTCGCCGCGAAAGCTGCCTGCAGGTGCTTCAGGCGCTGGAGCGGATCGCCGAGGGCAAGCATCCGGTCATGCTGCGCGCCGAAGCCGCCGGGCAGGATATCGCCGAGCGCGACGACCGTGCCGGTAAGCTGGTCGAGGTCGCAGCGCAGCAGAGGGCGGGCGATCCCGGGCCGCAGGCGCAAACCGAGAATCACCTGTCCCGGCCGGAGGCGCGGATAGGCCGCGACGCGGTCCGGTCCGGCGAGGAGAAAGCCGCCTTCCGTCCAGAGCAGATCGACGCAGCCGTCCGGCACGACGGCGACGCGTGCGGCAGATGGGCTGTCGGGGGCGCGGTGCATCCAGACACAGCGAACCGCCCCTGATAG
This region includes:
- the ccoP gene encoding cytochrome-c oxidase, cbb3-type subunit III produces the protein MAEKHIDEISGVETTGHEWDGIRELNNPMPRWWVWSFYATILWAIGYAIAFPAWPMITDATKGVLGWSSRANVAAELASAKQAQSGFLDRIASSSLQDIMADPQLSQFAIAGGASAFKVNCAQCHGSGAAGAAGFPNLNDDDWVWGGTVDDIYQTIAHGIRHPGDEETRTSEMPAYGDILQPEEIKQVAAYVVSLTGTPSDVALVEPGKQIFANNCAACHGSDAKGNREMGAPNLADAIWLKGEGEAAIAAQVRSPKHGVMPAWLPRLGDPAVKQLAVFVHSLGGGE
- a CDS encoding GGDEF domain-containing protein, which produces MVRIFGKTLAVAALSVAASLLISFAFVPMLGGKVAGAGLVMTIACPIAVSIPASLLHFWQAERLRLANSALARTRDDLAEAYARLQHQARRDALTGLLNRAAFLAELDARSRAGVHGGLLFLDVDHFKSVNDRFGHATGDAALSVIGTVLAGLSRENDLAGRLGGEEFAVFLHEASPERMLAHSQTIREAVEAIDLDTPAGTRIALGVSIGAFHCAPRFDPAEALAASDRNLYRAKSAGRNTVVA
- a CDS encoding VOC family protein; the protein is MSNRGADRKIDYIEFNVADIASAKAFYGDAFGWTFTDYGPEYCEFQDGRLTGGFTTLAPVSAKGGPLVILFADDLEDALARVEKAGGTVVKPIFAFPGGRRFQFADPDGYELAVWSDR
- a CDS encoding helix-turn-helix domain-containing protein codes for the protein MTETILAKRYGDYREFAAAPALSGAVRCVWMHRAPDSPSAARVAVVPDGCVDLLWTEGGFLLAGPDRVAAYPRLRPGQVILGLRLRPGIARPLLRCDLDQLTGTVVALGDILPGGFGAQHDRMLALGDPLQRLKHLQAAFAATMRDLPAVRPNVAALHALSTRLPADAIAVEMGVTERTLRRLSTAEFGYGPKTLSRILRFQTLLGRMAHRENTLAGLAAESGFADQAHMNRDVLALTSLTPGEILCQMRG